A region of Rhodoligotrophos appendicifer DNA encodes the following proteins:
- a CDS encoding AMP-binding enzyme, producing the protein MSTSSSAREKNVSATEVESVLYEHPSLKEVAVVGVADPIRDQKIKAFVAGRDCVPDPVELETFCRQRLAPFKVPTEWVVMDALPKTEIKGDIDKKVLRKMT; encoded by the coding sequence ATGTCGACCTCATCAAGCGCGCGGGAGAAAAACGTTTCGGCCACAGAAGTGGAGTCCGTTCTCTACGAGCATCCATCGTTGAAGGAAGTTGCCGTGGTAGGGGTGGCAGACCCAATTCGAGACCAGAAGATCAAAGCGTTTGTCGCCGGCCGGGACTGCGTGCCCGATCCGGTCGAGTTGGAGACGTTCTGCCGCCAGCGGCTGGCCCCTTTCAAGGTGCCGACGGAATGGGTGGTCATGGACGCCCTCCCGAAGACCGAGATAAAAGGCGATATCGACAAGAAAGTTTTGCGCAAAATGACTTAA
- a CDS encoding nitrate reductase, whose protein sequence is MSGFFNPFAPKARGAGDSSTRIKHWVRKYLPLPDDVVVSVNQISCREAGCPDIETVIGIFRPGEPVQKLRLFRPITDVTEGDVEEASRSALIRRPADPQ, encoded by the coding sequence ATGAGCGGTTTCTTCAATCCCTTCGCGCCGAAAGCTCGGGGCGCCGGCGACAGCTCCACCAGGATCAAGCATTGGGTCCGCAAATATCTTCCTTTGCCGGACGATGTCGTCGTGTCAGTCAATCAGATCTCGTGCCGAGAAGCCGGTTGCCCCGACATCGAGACAGTTATTGGTATCTTCAGACCGGGGGAACCCGTGCAGAAATTGCGTCTCTTCCGGCCCATCACCGATGTAACCGAAGGGGATGTAGAAGAAGCCAGCCGGTCTGCACTGATCCGACGACCGGCTGACCCCCAGTGA
- the folE gene encoding GTP cyclohydrolase I FolE, producing MNVSVPAPAPSGATVVRRRPTRADAEAAVRTLIEWAGDDPDREGLVGTPDRVARAYEEFFEGYNVDPIALLGKTFDEANNYDDMVVLRDIRLESHCEHHIVLILGKVHIAYLPKGRVVGISKLARLVEVFSKRLQIQETLTAQIAGAIHQVLEPRGVAVVIEAAHMCMTTRGIKKPGVNMVTRRFFGEFLTDRELRQEFLSSITGRRETFG from the coding sequence ATGAATGTATCTGTTCCGGCGCCAGCCCCGTCAGGGGCGACTGTTGTCCGGCGCCGCCCGACGCGCGCAGACGCCGAAGCGGCCGTGCGGACCCTGATCGAATGGGCGGGGGACGACCCGGATCGGGAGGGTCTTGTCGGCACTCCGGACCGTGTCGCCCGTGCTTATGAGGAATTCTTCGAAGGCTACAACGTCGATCCGATTGCCCTTCTGGGAAAGACGTTCGACGAGGCCAACAACTATGACGACATGGTTGTGCTCCGCGATATCCGTCTGGAGTCGCATTGTGAGCATCACATTGTGCTAATCCTCGGTAAAGTCCATATCGCTTATCTGCCGAAAGGCCGCGTCGTCGGCATCAGCAAGCTCGCCCGTTTGGTCGAGGTCTTTTCCAAGCGCCTGCAGATCCAGGAAACTCTGACGGCTCAGATTGCCGGAGCCATCCACCAAGTGCTGGAGCCGCGCGGCGTCGCCGTCGTGATCGAGGCGGCGCATATGTGCATGACGACGCGCGGCATCAAGAAGCCGGGTGTCAACATGGTGACGCGCCGCTTTTTTGGAGAATTCCTCACCGATCGAGAACTGCGCCAGGAGTTCCTGTCGTCGATCACAGGACGGCGGGAGACGTTCGGATGA
- a CDS encoding carbonate dehydratase, whose product MIRRNPRGDWPTVAETAFIDPTAIICGLVIVEEDVFIGPYAVIRADETDDNGDLQPISIGRGTNIQDGVVIHSKSGEAVTIGSRTSIAHRSIIHGPCTIGDDVFVGFNSVVFNCTIGDGAPIRHNSVVEGCHLPAGFHVPSTTTVHSDSDLAGIPQVTIDVTAFSEHVARTNVGHAHNYRKLRNDF is encoded by the coding sequence ATGATCAGGCGCAATCCTCGCGGAGATTGGCCGACCGTCGCCGAAACCGCCTTTATCGACCCCACCGCGATCATCTGCGGCCTCGTCATTGTCGAAGAGGATGTCTTTATCGGTCCCTATGCGGTGATCCGGGCCGACGAGACCGATGACAACGGCGATCTGCAGCCGATCAGCATCGGCCGGGGGACGAACATCCAGGACGGAGTCGTCATCCACTCGAAATCCGGCGAGGCGGTCACGATCGGCTCCCGCACATCGATTGCCCACCGATCGATCATTCATGGGCCTTGCACGATTGGCGACGACGTTTTTGTCGGCTTCAACTCGGTCGTGTTCAACTGCACGATTGGTGACGGCGCCCCGATCCGGCACAACTCGGTCGTCGAGGGCTGCCATCTTCCGGCTGGCTTCCATGTGCCCTCGACCACGACGGTCCACTCAGATTCCGATCTCGCTGGCATCCCTCAGGTGACGATTGACGTGACCGCATTCTCCGAACACGTAGCGCGCACCAATGTCGGACACGCACATAATTATCGGAAGCTGCGGAATGACTTCTGA
- a CDS encoding class I SAM-dependent methyltransferase produces MSPSPLSSPPNPANAPSRRFFADIGIAPGARVLDVGCGNGDLSRYVAELAGPGGEVVAIDRSEQALAMAKMTNAASDIAQIQYRAVDLSGDFPDLGHFDVIVGRRVLMYLPDASKTLERLAALAKPNAILAFQEHARAGLPSGLGDLTLHRQLYNWNWSTIAAEGGDVELALRLAELMQQLGLSVEEARGEAILLHPDQPSFLPTLTRTMLPRIVERGIASVEHIDLDTLSQRIEDEHRAAGGMIVWDLAFFISARTRPASR; encoded by the coding sequence ATGTCTCCCTCACCTCTAAGCTCCCCGCCCAACCCGGCCAACGCTCCCAGCCGGCGCTTCTTCGCCGACATCGGCATAGCTCCCGGTGCGCGGGTACTTGATGTCGGTTGCGGCAATGGTGACCTCAGTCGGTATGTAGCTGAGCTTGCTGGACCGGGCGGCGAAGTAGTCGCGATCGACCGGAGCGAACAGGCGCTGGCGATGGCGAAAATGACGAACGCAGCTTCGGATATCGCGCAGATCCAGTACCGGGCGGTCGATCTTTCGGGTGACTTTCCCGATCTAGGTCATTTCGATGTAATCGTCGGCCGTCGCGTGCTGATGTACCTACCCGATGCCTCCAAGACCCTGGAGCGGTTAGCGGCGCTCGCCAAGCCAAATGCAATCCTTGCTTTTCAGGAGCACGCACGCGCCGGCCTTCCTTCGGGACTTGGAGATCTCACGTTACACCGCCAACTTTACAATTGGAACTGGAGCACAATTGCAGCTGAGGGAGGTGATGTGGAGTTAGCGCTCCGGCTCGCCGAGCTTATGCAGCAGCTGGGGCTTTCGGTCGAGGAAGCGCGCGGCGAGGCCATCTTGCTCCATCCCGACCAGCCCTCATTCCTGCCTACACTGACGCGAACGATGCTCCCGCGAATAGTCGAGCGCGGCATCGCTAGCGTTGAGCATATCGATCTCGACACGCTGTCGCAGCGGATCGAGGACGAGCATCGCGCCGCGGGTGGCATGATCGTTTGGGACCTCGCCTTCTTTATTTCAGCTCGCACCCGACCGGCCTCTCGTTGA
- a CDS encoding ABC-F family ATP-binding cassette domain-containing protein translates to MIRFESIGKQNGNQIVFIEASAALQRGEKIGLVGPNGAGKTTLFRMITGEDMPDEGQVAVDRGVTIGYFSQDVGDMAGRSAVVEVIDGVGPVGALAAEMAELEAAMADPDRADEMDDIITRYGDVQSRYDELDGYALDGRAREVLHGLGFSQAMMDGDVGTLSGGWKMRVALAKILLMRPDIMLLDEPSNHLDLESLIWLEGFLKGFDGAVLMTSHDREFMDRVINKIIEIDGGALTSYSGNYGFYRQQRAIAEAQQQAQFQRQQAMLAKEIAFIERFKARASHAAQVQSRIKKLDKIERVEPPKRQQTVRFEFQPAPRSGEDVATVKGVHKSYGDRTIYDGLDFQVRRRERWCVMGVNGAGKSTLLKLIAGASEPDSGTVTRGPSVKMGYFSQHAMELLDAERTVLQSLEDSFPLAGQAALRALAGCFGFSGDEIEKRCRVLSGGEKARLVMAKMLFDPPNFLVLDEPTNHLDIATKQMLVEALSRFEGAMLFVSHDRHFLAALSNRVLELTPDGPHLFGGGYTEYVERTGQEAPGLRS, encoded by the coding sequence ATGATCCGCTTCGAAAGCATCGGCAAGCAAAACGGCAACCAGATCGTCTTCATCGAAGCGTCGGCGGCACTCCAGCGCGGCGAGAAGATTGGCCTTGTCGGCCCAAACGGTGCCGGCAAGACGACGCTGTTTCGCATGATCACTGGTGAGGACATGCCGGACGAGGGCCAGGTCGCGGTGGATCGTGGCGTGACCATCGGCTACTTCAGCCAGGATGTCGGCGACATGGCGGGCCGCAGCGCGGTGGTCGAGGTAATCGACGGAGTTGGACCGGTCGGCGCGCTGGCAGCCGAGATGGCGGAGCTGGAAGCGGCCATGGCCGATCCAGACCGCGCCGACGAGATGGACGACATCATCACCCGCTATGGCGACGTGCAGAGCCGCTACGATGAACTCGACGGCTACGCGCTGGACGGGCGTGCCCGCGAAGTGCTGCACGGCCTTGGCTTCAGCCAAGCGATGATGGATGGCGATGTCGGCACGCTGTCGGGCGGCTGGAAGATGCGTGTGGCATTGGCGAAGATTTTGCTGATGCGCCCCGATATCATGCTCCTCGACGAGCCGTCTAACCATCTCGATCTTGAAAGCCTGATCTGGCTCGAAGGTTTCCTCAAGGGTTTCGACGGCGCCGTACTGATGACGTCGCACGATCGCGAATTCATGGACCGCGTCATCAACAAGATCATCGAGATCGACGGCGGCGCGCTGACGTCCTATTCGGGCAATTATGGGTTCTATCGCCAACAGCGCGCCATTGCCGAAGCGCAACAACAGGCGCAGTTCCAGCGCCAGCAGGCCATGTTGGCGAAGGAAATCGCCTTCATCGAGCGGTTCAAGGCGCGCGCCAGCCATGCCGCGCAGGTGCAGAGCCGAATCAAGAAGCTCGACAAGATCGAGCGCGTCGAACCGCCAAAGCGCCAGCAGACGGTGCGCTTCGAGTTCCAGCCAGCACCGCGTTCGGGTGAAGACGTCGCGACGGTCAAGGGCGTGCACAAGAGCTATGGCGACCGCACCATTTATGACGGTCTCGACTTCCAGGTGCGCCGGCGCGAGCGCTGGTGCGTGATGGGCGTCAATGGCGCGGGCAAGTCAACGCTGCTCAAGCTGATCGCCGGCGCGTCTGAGCCCGATTCCGGCACGGTGACGCGGGGCCCTAGTGTCAAGATGGGCTATTTCTCCCAGCACGCCATGGAGTTGCTCGACGCAGAGCGCACCGTGCTGCAGTCGCTGGAAGATAGCTTTCCGCTGGCCGGACAAGCCGCCTTGCGGGCGCTCGCGGGCTGCTTCGGCTTTTCCGGCGACGAGATCGAGAAGAGGTGCCGCGTGCTGTCAGGCGGCGAGAAGGCGCGGCTGGTGATGGCCAAGATGCTGTTCGACCCTCCGAACTTCCTGGTGCTCGACGAGCCTACCAACCATCTCGATATCGCCACCAAGCAGATGCTGGTCGAGGCGCTGTCGCGCTTCGAAGGTGCCATGCTTTTCGTCAGCCACGACCGCCATTTTCTGGCGGCGCTCTCCAACCGCGTGCTTGAGCTGACACCGGACGGCCCGCATCTCTTTGGCGGCGGCTATACCGAATATGTCGAGCGCACGGGCCAGGAAGCGCCGGGACTGCGGAGCTGA
- a CDS encoding methionine--tRNA ligase, producing the protein MPTEQPRGVLIAGRYLTTAIPYVNAVPHIGFALEVAQADALARFYRQQGWHVRLQAGADENSIKNVQAAETAGLSVVDLVERNAARFLALKESLDLSYDDFIRTSADQRHRRGVERLWKACFERGDIYKRAYSGLYCTGCEQFYNAEDLDDGKCPEHGTKPELIEEENWFFRLSRYECTLRDLYVKGATEIVPDARRNEVLSWIEHGLEDFSISRSAARARGWGIPVPGDPEQVIYVWFDALGNYITALGYGSDDGDTLSGGGRRPSRENTSSARVSPVSTRFTGPPCYFLPVCPCRHEFLSTAMSPSRGAR; encoded by the coding sequence ATGCCAACCGAACAGCCGCGAGGCGTTCTGATCGCGGGCCGCTATCTCACTACCGCTATTCCTTACGTGAACGCTGTGCCCCATATCGGTTTTGCTTTGGAGGTGGCACAGGCTGACGCTCTTGCCCGCTTCTACCGTCAGCAGGGATGGCATGTCCGTCTTCAGGCAGGAGCGGACGAGAACAGCATTAAGAACGTGCAGGCAGCGGAAACGGCGGGCCTTTCGGTTGTGGATCTGGTGGAGCGCAACGCGGCTCGGTTCCTCGCACTGAAGGAAAGCCTCGACCTTTCCTACGACGATTTCATCCGTACCAGCGCCGATCAACGCCACAGACGGGGCGTCGAGCGCCTTTGGAAAGCGTGCTTCGAGCGCGGCGACATCTACAAGCGCGCCTATAGCGGCCTCTACTGTACCGGCTGCGAGCAGTTCTACAACGCAGAGGATCTTGACGACGGCAAATGTCCTGAGCATGGCACCAAGCCGGAGCTGATCGAAGAAGAAAATTGGTTCTTCCGCCTCTCACGGTATGAATGCACATTGCGCGACCTTTATGTCAAAGGCGCCACCGAGATCGTTCCCGACGCCCGGCGCAACGAGGTGCTGTCGTGGATCGAGCACGGGCTTGAGGATTTCAGCATTTCGCGCAGCGCGGCTCGCGCGCGTGGCTGGGGCATACCCGTGCCCGGGGACCCCGAGCAAGTGATCTATGTCTGGTTCGACGCACTCGGCAACTACATCACCGCATTGGGCTATGGCAGCGACGACGGCGACACCCTGTCAGGTGGTGGACGCAGGCCATCTCGCGAGAACACGTCATCGGCAAGGGTATCACCCGTTTCCACGCGGTTTACTGGCCCGCCATGCTACTTTCTGCCGGTTTGCCCGTGCCGACACGAATTCTTGTCCACGGCTATGTCACCGTCGAGGGGCGCAAGATAG
- a CDS encoding class I tRNA ligase family protein, which yields MTRFHAVYWPAMLLSAGLPVPTRILVHGYVTVEGRKIGKSAGNAIDPVPLAEELGPDALRYFLLRHIRSTGDGDFSYARFRQAYDSELAGQLGNLAHRVLSMIERYCDGVVPTPSEGFVESDRLLQAANRLPDMVAAHLHAFAFDRAIDDIWAFVADANRYVSEKAPWDLAKVAASPDGEAAAAGEAKLHDTLLSLSASLLAIAKCIAPLLPRASRKLFKKFGNQHFDSKTLAGTRVAAGIPLFPKP from the coding sequence ATCACCCGTTTCCACGCGGTTTACTGGCCCGCCATGCTACTTTCTGCCGGTTTGCCCGTGCCGACACGAATTCTTGTCCACGGCTATGTCACCGTCGAGGGGCGCAAGATAGGTAAGTCGGCGGGCAATGCCATTGACCCCGTACCCCTTGCGGAGGAATTGGGGCCGGACGCCTTGCGCTACTTTCTGCTGCGGCACATCCGCTCGACGGGCGACGGCGACTTCTCATATGCGCGCTTCCGGCAGGCTTATGACTCCGAGCTTGCGGGGCAACTGGGCAATCTCGCGCACCGTGTCCTCAGCATGATCGAGCGCTACTGCGACGGAGTAGTGCCTACACCTTCCGAAGGCTTTGTCGAGAGCGACAGGCTATTACAAGCGGCCAACCGGCTTCCTGACATGGTGGCGGCGCATCTGCACGCCTTTGCCTTCGACCGCGCTATCGATGATATCTGGGCGTTCGTGGCAGATGCCAACCGATACGTATCAGAAAAAGCGCCTTGGGATCTGGCCAAGGTCGCAGCCTCGCCCGATGGGGAAGCGGCTGCGGCGGGCGAGGCCAAGTTGCACGACACCTTGTTGAGCCTGTCGGCTTCCCTGCTTGCGATCGCGAAATGCATTGCCCCGCTGCTACCGAGAGCAAGTAGGAAGCTATTCAAGAAGTTCGGCAATCAACACTTCGACTCGAAGACATTAGCGGGAACCAGGGTCGCAGCAGGTATACCCTTGTTTCCAAAGCCGTGA
- a CDS encoding nucleotidyltransferase domain-containing protein has product MSDSATVDTISGFNPAVTTEIRKALSDVCATDRVSIPLAIESGSRAWGFPSPDSDYDCRFIFIRQIDDYLSPWQRRDVIELPLAGELDVNGWDLGKALKLLLKGNAVIIEWLTSPVHYSVEPDFRDEFLTLAHEVTDHALIGRHYLHLGERQRRTYFGDSTAVQQKKIFYALRPAAALRWLRIHPDEPVPPMHFPTLMAECDPPRDIAEIVADLITKKAVTRELGTQPLPPSIGAFIDREFDAARDLFETAVPCPLPERRRRAEHFFVEQVRKFSS; this is encoded by the coding sequence ATGTCCGACAGCGCCACCGTTGACACTATCAGCGGCTTCAACCCAGCCGTCACCACAGAGATCCGCAAGGCGCTCAGCGACGTCTGCGCGACGGATCGCGTGTCCATTCCCTTGGCGATTGAGAGCGGTAGTCGTGCCTGGGGCTTTCCATCGCCAGACAGTGACTATGACTGTCGCTTTATCTTCATCCGCCAGATCGACGATTATCTCTCACCTTGGCAGCGGCGGGACGTAATTGAGCTCCCGTTGGCCGGAGAGTTGGATGTGAACGGCTGGGATCTTGGTAAGGCGCTCAAGCTGCTGCTCAAGGGCAATGCAGTCATCATTGAATGGCTGACTTCTCCCGTTCACTATTCCGTCGAACCGGATTTCAGGGATGAGTTTCTGACGCTTGCCCATGAGGTGACGGATCATGCTCTCATAGGCCGACATTATCTGCATCTGGGCGAGCGGCAGCGTCGGACGTACTTTGGTGACAGTACGGCGGTCCAGCAGAAGAAGATCTTCTATGCCCTGAGACCTGCCGCGGCGTTGCGTTGGCTGCGGATCCACCCAGATGAGCCGGTGCCGCCGATGCATTTCCCGACACTCATGGCCGAATGCGACCCACCACGGGACATTGCAGAGATCGTCGCCGATCTTATAACCAAAAAGGCGGTGACCCGAGAGCTCGGCACCCAGCCTCTGCCGCCGTCCATCGGAGCATTTATCGATCGTGAGTTCGATGCCGCCCGGGATCTGTTTGAGACAGCCGTACCCTGCCCACTGCCTGAACGGCGCCGGAGGGCGGAGCACTTTTTCGTCGAGCAGGTAAGAAAATTCAGCTCGTGA
- a CDS encoding phytanoyl-CoA dioxygenase family protein, translated as MPEHSSTGFSPALCWDKDGAELFAAALSPADLDSLDAISGSLLSARPGARITDARPLTLSLREGSAMDRIAKGALGPKGRPVRAVMFDKTAAINWAVGWHQDRTVVVVEHRSAPGYGPWTIKDGLIQVEPPFAVIDRMVTLRAHLDDCDEDNAPLMIVPGSHRLGRIPVGDVPEIVTAGPTKICEARRGDVWLYATAILHASEPARAPRRRRVLHVDYAADPLDHGLEWRGLL; from the coding sequence ATGCCCGAACATTCTTCCACTGGCTTCTCGCCGGCCCTGTGCTGGGACAAGGATGGCGCCGAGCTCTTCGCGGCTGCCTTGTCGCCTGCCGATCTCGACTCACTCGATGCGATATCGGGATCGCTGCTCAGCGCGCGACCTGGCGCACGTATCACCGATGCACGGCCGCTCACGTTATCATTACGGGAGGGGTCGGCCATGGATCGCATCGCCAAGGGGGCGCTGGGACCGAAGGGGCGCCCGGTGCGGGCTGTGATGTTTGACAAGACGGCAGCGATCAATTGGGCCGTGGGCTGGCATCAGGATCGCACAGTTGTGGTAGTTGAGCACCGGTCGGCTCCCGGATATGGTCCATGGACCATCAAGGATGGTCTAATCCAAGTCGAGCCGCCGTTTGCCGTCATTGACCGCATGGTAACCTTGCGAGCGCATCTCGACGATTGCGACGAAGACAACGCGCCGCTGATGATCGTGCCCGGTTCTCACCGGCTCGGCCGTATCCCTGTAGGTGATGTGCCTGAGATTGTCACCGCGGGACCCACAAAAATATGTGAGGCAAGGCGCGGTGACGTCTGGCTCTATGCCACCGCCATCCTCCATGCCTCGGAGCCCGCCAGAGCTCCGCGCCGACGCCGCGTCCTTCACGTAGACTACGCCGCCGATCCGTTGGACCACGGTCTCGAATGGCGAGGCCTTCTTTAG
- a CDS encoding DUF1488 family protein translates to MMLILKGDVTCSVTDEALSKLQSPDAFLDWLTAFAQHRATIEAAAVARFRSGLQQSGGTIVVDANDSVKAAPAARRDLRLAFLLTPFLKTDRGADMRTAC, encoded by the coding sequence ATGATGCTGATTTTAAAGGGAGATGTTACCTGCTCGGTCACAGACGAAGCACTCTCAAAGCTTCAGAGTCCCGATGCTTTCCTCGATTGGCTTACCGCCTTCGCGCAGCATCGGGCGACGATCGAAGCTGCTGCCGTTGCAAGGTTCCGGTCAGGACTGCAGCAGTCAGGCGGCACGATCGTTGTGGATGCCAATGATTCGGTAAAAGCAGCTCCCGCTGCACGTCGCGATCTGCGGCTAGCCTTCCTGTTAACGCCCTTTCTAAAAACTGATCGAGGCGCTGATATGCGAACCGCATGCTGA